From the Brassica napus cultivar Da-Ae chromosome A8, Da-Ae, whole genome shotgun sequence genome, one window contains:
- the LOC106361551 gene encoding NPC intracellular cholesterol transporter 1-like, translating to MAIPRKPLLTSLLLLQVMISFSVLVSSSLNSHSAPIHSNDYCAMYDICGQRTDGKVLNCPYGSPSVKPDDLFSAKIQSLCPTITGNVCCTETQFDTLRSQVQQAVPFLVGCPACLRNFLNLFCELSCSPNQSLFINVTSVAEVGGNLTVDGIDYHITDMFGEGLYESCKEVKFGTMNTRAINFVGGGAQNFREWFAFIGQKAPPGFPGSPYAINFKSSSPELSAMAPMNLSTYSCGDTSLGCSCGDCPSSPACSSPEPLPPPHEEDSCSFRLGPLKVRCIELSMALLYIVLVSSFFGWAVFSRTRDITQPDGSSESLVRLLEGDGINSELKESTLGVKGKRHAHLSPVQRYMATFYKSYGSWIARNPSLVLFISVAIVLALSSGLLHFKVETRPEKLWVGPSSKAAEEKKFFDSHLSPFYRIEQLILATVPDPKTGKAPSIVTEENILLLFDIQEKVDQIRGNYSGSEVPLTDICLKPLGEDCATQSILQYFKMDVGNYDEYGGVEHAEYCFQHYTSSELCLSAFQAPVDPSAVLGGFSGSNYSEATAFVITYPVNNIVGDSSNENARAIAWEKSFIQLAKEELLYMVQSNNLTLSFSSESSIEEELKRESTADVITIAASYLVMFVYISVTLGDAPQLCTFFISSKVLLGLSGVVLVLLSVLGSVGFFSALGVKSTLIIMEVIPFLVLAVGVDNMCILVRAVKRQPRDISLEDRISSALVEVGPSITLASLSEVLAFAVGAFVPMPACRIFSMFAALAILLDFFLQITAFVALIVFDCKRAADNRIDCFPCVKVSSSSQESVEGGSEPGFLERYMKEVHAPVLGLWVVKMVVVAVFLAFALASIALSPRLETGLEQKIVLPRDSYLQDYFDSLAEYLRVGPPLYFVVKDYNYSLESRHTNQLCSISQCNSNSLLNEISRASQTPETSYIAKPAASWLDDFLVWLSPEAFGCCRKFTNGSYCPPDDQPPCCTADDDICSLDGICKDCTTCFRHSDLVRDRPSTAQFREKLPWFLNALPSADCAKGGHGAYTNSVDLKGYETGVIQASEFRTYHTPLNSQGDYVNSLRAAREFSSRISNLLKIEIFPYSVFYIFFEQYLNIWTVALTNLAIALGAIFVVCLLITSSAWSSAIIVLVLVMILADLMGVMVVLGIQLNAVSVVNLIMSIGIAVEFCVHISHAFLMSNGNREQRARKALETMGASVFSGITLTKLVGVMVLCFARSEIFVVYYFQMYLALVIIGFLHGLVFLPVILSLAGPPQIYLDTEEEEQGRDGASSSLLN from the exons ATGGCGATCCCTCGCAAGCCGCTGCTTACGTCTCTTCTCCTTTTACAG GTGATGATCAGTTTCTCAGTTTTAGTCAGCTCCTCACTCAACTCCCACTCTGCTCCAAT ACATTCAAATGATTACTGCGCTATGTATGACATTTGTGGTCAACGCACCGACGGCAAAGTCCTCAACTGTCCTTACGGTTCCCCTTCCGTTAAG CCTGATGATCTCTTTTCCGCCAAAATACAAAGTCTCTGTCCAACCATTACTGGGAATGTCTGTTGTACAGAGACTCAGTTTGACACTTTGAGGTCTCAAGTTCAACAG GCTGTTCCTTTTCTTGTGGGTTGTCCTGCATGCTTGAGGAACTTCTTGAACCTCTTCTGCGAGCTCTCCTGCTCTCCTAATCAGTCCCTTTTCATCAATGTCACTTCTGTTGCTGAG GTTGGTGGAAATTTGACTGTGGATGGTATAGACTATCACATTACTGACATGTTTGGAGAAGGCCTTTACGAGTCCTGTAAAGAGGTGAAATTTGGAACCATGAACACACGTGCCATCAATTTCGTCGGTGGTGGCGCTCAAAACTTCAGAG AGTGGTTTGCGTTTATCGGTCAGAAAGCACCACCTGGCTTCCCTGGTTCACCATATGCGATAAATTTTAAATCGAGTTCCCCTGAGTTATCTGCAATGGCGCCGATGAACTTATCTACTTATTCGTGTGGGGACACATCGCTTGGATGCTCTTGTGGTGACTGCCCTTCCTCACCCGCTTGCTCTAGTCCCGAACCCCTTCCTCCCCCCCATGAAGAAGACTCCTGCTCATTTCGACTCGGTCCTCTTAAG GTTAGATGCATTGAGTTATCTATGGCACTGTTATACATCGTGCTGGTCTCTAGCTTCTTTGGATGGGCTGTTTTCAGTCGAACTAGGGATATAACGCAGCCTGATGGTAGCTCAGAGTCACTAGTGCGTCTGTTGGAAGGAGATGGAATTAATAGTGAACTGAAGGAAAGCACACTTGGTGTCAAG GGGAAAAGACATGCTCACCTCTCTCCTGTTCAGAGATACATGGCAACATTTTACAA ATCATACGGGTCATGGATTGCTAGAAAtccatctcttgttcttttcATTTCAGTGGCTATAGTTCTTGCGCTGAGTTCAGGTCTCCTTCATTTTAAGGTGGAAACACGACCAGAAAAG CTGTGGGTAGGTCCTTCAAGCAAAGCAGCAGAAGAGAAAAAGTTCTTTGATAGCCACCTTTCACCATTCTACAGAATCGAGCAg CTTATCTTGGCCACTGTTCCTGATCCCAAAACTGGGAAGGCTCCTAGTATTGTGACAGAAGAAAATATTCTTTTGCTTTTTGACATACAAGAGAAG GTCGATCAAATTCGTGGAAATTATTCAGGTTCAGAGGTCCCTCTGACTGACATTTGCTTGAAGCCATTGGGAGAGGACTGCGCCACTCAGAGTATTCTACAG TATTTCAAGATGGATGTTGGAAATTACGATGAGTATGGAGGAGTTGAGCATGCTGAGTATTGTTTCCAG CATTACACGTCATCAGAGTTGTGTTTGAGCGCTTTTCAGGCGCCTGTTGATCCTAGTGCAGTGTTGGGAGGATTTTCGGGGAGTAACTATTCCGAG GCTACTGCGTTTGTTATAACATATCCAGTTAACAATATTGTTGGTGATTCGAGCAACGAGAACGCAAGGGCAATAGCATGGGAAAAATCGTTCATTCAATTAGCGAAG GAGGAGCTGCTATATATGGTGCAATCCAATAATTTGACTCTCTCTTTTTCATCCGAAAGTTCAATAGAGGAAGAGCTGAAAAGAGAAAGCACTGCTGATGTTATAACAATAGCT GCAAGCTATCTGGTTATGTTTGTTTATATTTCCGTCACACTTGGAGATGCTCCGCAGCTTTGCACTTTCTTCATTTCATCAAAG GTCTTGCTCGGTCTTTCGGGGGTTGTGCTTGTCTTGCTTTCTGTACTTGGATCTGTTGGATTTTTCAGTGCCCTTGGAGTTAAATCCACATTGATCATAATGGAAGTCATTCCTTTCCTAGTCCTGGCT GTGGGAGTAGATAATATGTGCATATTGGTTCGTGCTGTAAAGAGACAACCTCGTGATATTTCTTTAGAGGACCGGATCAGCTCTGCACTTGTTGAAGTAGGTCCATCCATAACGTTGGCAAGTTTATCGGAAGTGTTGGCATTTGCTGTTGGAGCTTTTGTTCCAATGCCAGCATGTCGTATCTTTTCGATGTTTGCAG CTTTGGCTATTCTGTTGGACTTCTTTCTGCAAATCACAGCATTTGTTGCGCTAATAGTTTTTGACTGCAAAAGAGCTGCAGATAACAGAATTGATTGCTTCCCTTGCGTAAAAGTTTCTTCCTCGTCTCAAGAATCTGTTGAAG GTGGAAGTGAACCTGGGTTTCTTGAGAGGTACATGAAG GAGGTTCATGCACCCGTTCTTGGACTTTGGGTTGTCAAAATGGTTGTTGTTGCTGTATTCTTGGCTTTTGCGCTGGCAAGCATT GCCCTAAGTCCAAGGCTGGAAACTGGTTTGGAGCAGAAAATCGTTCTTCCTAGGGACTCTTACCTTCAA GACTATTTCGACAGTCTCGCAGAGTACCTCAGAGTGGGACCGCCTTTGTATTTTGTAGTCAAGGATTACAATTATAG CTTGGAGTCAAGGCATACGAATCAGTTGTGCTCTATCAGCCAGTGCAATTCGAATTCCCTTTTAAATGAG ATATCAAGAGCGTCGCAAACTCCAGAAACAAGTTACATTGCCAAACCAGCTGCGTCTTGGCTAGATGATTTTCTTGTATGGCTATCTCCAGAGGCTTTTGGCTGTTGTCGGAAGTTCACTAATGGCAGTTATTGTCCTCCAGATGACCAG CCACCTTGCTGCACAGCTGATGATGATATATGCAGTTTAGATGGGATCTGTAAAGACTGTACCACA TGCTTTCGACACTCAGATTTGGTTCGGGATCGCCCATCTACAGCTCAGTTCAGGGAGAAACTACCCTGGTTTCTAAATGCTTTGCCTTCGGCTGACTGTGCAAAAGGTGGTCATGGAGCTTATACGAATAGCGTGGATTTGAAAG GGTATGAGACTGGTGTTATACAGGCATCTGAGTTCCGTACATACCACACTCCACTTAACTCACAA GGTGACTATGTTAATTCACTGCGAGCTGCTCGGGAGTTCAGTTCAAGAATATCTAATTTGTTGAAG ATTGAGATCTTTCCATACTCTGTGTTCTACATTTTCTTTGAGCAATATCTGAATATCTGGACCGTAGCTTTGACAAACCTCGCTATAGCACTCG GTGCTATATTTGTTGTTTGCTTATTAATCACTTCCAG TGCCTGGAGTTCAGCCATCATTGTTCTTGTGTTAGTGATGATACTCGCTGACCTCATG GGTGTAATGGTGGTTTTGGGAATTCAACTCAATGCGGTTTCTGTTGTGAATTTGATAATGTCAATCGGGATTGCTGTAGAATTCTGCGTGCACATATCACATGCCTTCCTG ATGAGTAATGGGAACAGAGAACAAAGAGCGAGGAAGGCACTGGAAACCATGGGAGCTTCGGTTTTCAG TGGGATCACACTCACAAAACTTGTTGGAGTGATGGTGCTTTGCTTCGCACGATCGGAGATATTTGTG GTGTATTACTTTCAAATGTACTTGGCTTTGGTTATAATCGGCTTCCTGCATGGGCTCGTTTTCTTACCT GTCATACTAAGTTTAGCCGGGCCTCCACAGATATACTTGGACACTGAGGAGGAGGAGCAGGGAAGAGACGGAGCTTCTTCTTCCCTATTGAACTGA
- the LOC106361553 gene encoding uncharacterized protein LOC106361553 has product MTTIQTGPKTQKPSPSTLKQPSSSIKRWGRRHPFVRYGLPMISLTVFGALGLSQLLQGSKDIAKVKDDQEWEIIETRKALSRTGPLDAYQPKHTSIQDELKAMQGKVDISTYEYKKIPKPYTKSNPVNVK; this is encoded by the exons ATGACAACAATCCAAACTGGCCCAAAGACTCAAAAGCCATCTCCTTCTACTCTCAAGCAGCCATCATCATCGATTAAAAGGTGGGGAAGGAGACACCCTTTTGTACGATACGGACTTCCCATGATCTCTCTCACTGTTTTTGGAGCCCTTGGTCTTAGCCAACTCCTCCAAGGCAGTAAAGACATCGCCAAGGTCAAAGACGACCAGGAATGGGAAATTATTGAGACTAGAAAGGCTCTTTCTAGAACTGGACCTCTCGATGCTTATCAACCTAAACACACTTCCATCCAAGACGAGCTCAAG GCTATGCAAGGGAAGGTGGACATAAGCACGTACGAGTACAAGAAAATTCCAAAGCCATACACGAAGTCAAATCCAGTTAATGTCAAgtga
- the LOC106361554 gene encoding protein transport protein SEC23-like — MAEIANMDPEGMDGVRMTWNVWPRTKVEASKCVVPLAASISPIRRHSDIPSLPYAPLKCRTCVAVLNAFARVDFAAKIWICPFCFQRNPFPPHYHMISETNLPGELYPQYTTVEYAIPPAAAQFDPRSGAAGAPPQTPPPVFVFVLDTCMIEEELGFAKSALKQAIGLLPENALVGFVSFGTQAHVHELGFSEMSKVFVFRGNKEVSKDQVLDQLGLSSRRAPTSGFPKGAQNGFQSASGVNRFLLPASDCEYTLDLLLDELQSDQWPVQPGHRSQRCTGVALSVAAGLLGACLPGTGARIVALVGGPCTEGPGTIISKDLSEPVRSHKDLDKDAAPYYKKAVKFYDSIAKQLVAQGHVLDLFASALDQVGVAEMKVAVESTGGLVVLSESFGHSVFKDSFKRVFEDGEQSLGLCFNGSLEINCSKDIKIQGVIGPCSSLEKKGPSVADTVIGEGNTNAWKLCGLDKSTCLTVFFDLSSTGSNAPGTVNPQFYLQFVTSYQNPEGQTLIRVTTITRQWVDTAVSTEELVQGFDQETAAVVMARLASLKMETEEGFDATRWLDRTLIRLCSKFGDYRKDDPSSFTLNPYFSLFPQFIFNLRRSQFVQVFNNSPDETAYFRMLLNRENISNATVMIQPSLTSYTFSSPPQPALLDVASIAADRILLLDAYFSVVVFHGMTIAQWRNMGYHHQAEHEAFAQLLQAPQEDSQMIVRERFPVPRLVVCDQHGSQARFLLAKLNPSATYNNANEMSAGSDVIFTDDVSLQVFFEHLQKLAVQS, encoded by the exons ATGGCGGAGATAGCGAACATGGATCCCGAAGGCATGGACGGAGTCCGCATGACCTGGAACGTCTGGCCCCGCACCAAGGTCGAAGCCAGCAAGTGCGTCGTCCCCCTCGCCGCCTCCATCTCCCCGATCCGCCGCCACTCCGACATCCCTTCCCTCCCCTACGCTCCCCTCAAGTGCCGCACCTGCGTCGCCGTCCTCAACGCCTTCGCTCGCGTCGATTTCGCCGCCAAGATCTGGATCTGCCCCTTCTGCTTCCAGCGCAACCCTTTCCCTCCTCACTACCACATGATCTCCGAGACTAACCTCCCCGGCGAGCTTTATCCTCAGTACACTACTGTTGAATACGCGATCCCTCCCGCCGCGGCTCagttcgatccgagatccggcGCTGCTGGTGCTCCGCCTCAGACGCCGCCTCCTGTTTTCGTGTTTGTTCTCGATACGTGTATGATCGAGGAGGAGTTGGGGTTCGCTAAGTCCGCGCTCAAGCAGGCGATTGGGCTGCTTCCGGAGAATGCGTTGGTTGGGTTTGTGTCTTTCGGCACGCAGGCTCATGTCCATGAATTGGGATTCTCTGAGATGTCGAAAGTTTTTGTCTTTAGAGGGAACAAAGAAGTATCCAAGGATCAGGTTTTGGATCAGTTGGGGCTTTCCTCGAGGAGAGCGCCCACTTCTGGGTTTCCTAAAGGAGCTCAGAATGGGTTCCAGAGTGCTTCTGGTGTGAACAGGTTCCTCCTGCCTGCGTCTGATTGCGAGTACACTCTTGACTTG CTTTTGGATGAGCTGCAATCAGACCAGTGGCCTGTTCAGCCAGGTCATCGTTCCCAACGATGCACAGGTGTGGCGTTGAGTGTAGCTGCTGGGTTGCTTGGAGCTTGCTTGCCTGGAACTGGGGCTAGAATCGTAGCTTTGGTCGGAGGTCCATGTACAGAGGGTCCTGGAACG attatcTCAAAGGATTTATCAGAACCTGTACGCTCCCACAAAGATTTGGATAAAGATGCTGCtccatattataaaaaagcTGTCAAGTTTTATGATAGTATTGCAAAGCAGCTGGTCGCTCAGGGTCATGTGTTGGACCTTTTCGCTTCTGCTCTTGATCAG GTTGGGGTTGCTGAAATGAAAGTTGCAGTTGAAAGTACCGGTGGCCTTGTTGTTCTGTCTGAAAGTTTTGGCCATTCTGTATTTAAAGATTCCTTCAAGCGGGTGTTTGAAGATGGCGAGCAGTCTCTTGGTCTCTGCTTTAA tgGGTCGCTTGAGATAAATTGCTCAAAAGACATCAAAATTCAAGGTGTTATCGGGCCTTGCTCATCATTAGAAAAG AAAGGTCCTAGTGTTGCCGACACAGTAATTGGAGAGGGGAATACCAATGCTTGGAAGTTATGTGGCCTCGACAAGAGCACTTGCTTGACTGTATTCTTTGATCTATCCTCAACTGGTTCAAATGCTCCTGGAACTGTAAATCCGCAGTTTTATTTGCAGTTTGTTACAAG TTACCAAAACCCTGAAGGTCAAACATTGATCCGGGTTACCACAATAACCAGACAGTGGGTAGATACTGCTGTGAGCACAGAG GAACTTGTGCAAGGATTTGATCAAGAAACTGCTGCTGTGGTCATGGCAAGATTAGCTTCCTTAAAAATGGAAACAGAG GAGGGATTTGATGCTACTCGATGGCTAGATCGGACTCTCATTCGCCTGTGTTCAAAATTCGGTGACTATAGAAAGGATGACCCATCCTCATTTACGCTGAATCCATATTTTTCATTGTTCCCTCAATTCATATTTAATCTGCGGAGGTCACAGTTTGTTCAG GTCTTTAACAATAGTCCAGATGAAACTGCATATTTCCGCATGTTGCTAAACCGGGAGAATATATCAAATGCAACTGTCATGATTCAACCATCGCTGACATCATATACATTCAGTTCACCACCTCAGCCAGCTTTGCTGGACGTGGCTTCCATTGCAGCCGACAGAATTCTCCTGTTAGATGCATATTTCAGTGTTGTTGTCTTCCATGGAATGACAATTGCACAATGGCGAAACATGGGTTATCATCATCAGGCTGAACATGAG GCATTTGCTCAGCTATTGCAAGCTCCTCAAGAAGATTCCCAGATGATAGTCCGGGAGCGTTTCCCAGTCCCGAGATTAGTTGTGTGTGATCAACATGGATCACAG GCAAGGTTTTTATTGGCAAAGCTGAATCCATCAGCGACTTACAACAATGCAAACGAGATGTCAGCTGGGTCAGATGTAATCTTCACTGACGACGTGAGCCTTCAAGTCTTTTTTGAGCATCTTCAGAAACTGGCCGTGCAATCCTGA
- the LOC106361558 gene encoding uncharacterized protein LOC106361558 — translation MDSQEHNITQHSPGGGKSHVCSKCGWNYPNPHPSAKNRRAHKKICGTIKGFEILGSDHQNLDLQKGQCLDDEPKIPSPRVVDERIGDRISEEDVFADAVCEFSSSVVSDSVKEKEEEETPANGMAKSATDLGKTQECNKSSEVVKESLDVLLPVQVLENFPSSAEAADTGGECSSQDIHGRSTISNGGLETECKGNVADESESMLAASALGKRVDTSWNDEVIYSDLEGPNEFAFAVEEMNMNPPGPGEADYTAMRDKNPVADQVINNTSLSALDAIPFAENAHVSFHGTKALEDELPLEDLSIVSEVPSPDKTGPQGQSPSAENIVMPKIDPEETVESSFGVGASQETVESETVRTAVDPVVADSNADVSHLDLISPESELTQANVVAEEKSTISELSSQSSCAVEHYVSPVSVVSEVDEPPSVQDKSSTETSKDSILQTNAEACESTDEEDCTKTNQKLVESGRTESNRVVGGLGVIQANEIDGNDKADNVYAEVPVKIESNDHRDYGRLQNLSEAHIRSLVLSPIVTTSNAVSGHSDESQSSSLDVGPSKNQEITTSWSTGKEQHVPLKNLLNEARSPRAESTTNIPRVSSILEQGTSPEDEGGWPERREVSEEWNSPAKYPVERKVKGRPFWVPFVCCSSAK, via the exons atggaTTCTCAGGAACACAACATTACACAACACTCTCCAG GAGGAGGTAAGAGCCATGTCTGCAGTAAATGTGGTTGGAATTACCCAAATCCACATCCTAGTGCTAAAAACCGGCGTGCCCACAAGAAAATATGTGGAACCATCAAAGGATTTGAGATCCTTGGTTCCGACCACCAGAATCTTGATTTGCAGAAAGGACAATGTTTGGATGATGAGCCAAAAATCCCAA GTCCAAGAGTTGTGGATGAGAGAATTGGTGATAGAATAAGTGAAGAAGATGTGTTTGCAGATGCTGTTTGTGAATTTTCTAGCAGCGTTGTGTCTGATTCTGTCAAGgaaaaggaggaggaggagacacCAGCAAATGGTATGGCAAAGAGTGCTACGGATCTTG GTAAAACTCAGGAGTGCAACAAAAGCTCTGAAGTGGTTAAAGAGAGTTTGGATGTTCTTCTACCCGTCCAAGTCCTTGAGAATTTCCCAAGTTCAGCTGAAGCAGCGGATACAGGTGGAGAATGTTCATCTCAGGACATTCATGGTCGTAGTACCATATCAAATGGTGGATTAGAGACAGAATGCAAAGGAAACGTAGCGGATGAATCTGAATCTATGTTAGCAGCATCTGCGTTAGGAAAGAGAGTGGATACTTCATGGAACGATGAAGTGATTTACTCGGACTTGGAGGGTCCCAATGAATTTGCATTTGCTGTTGAAGAAATGAATATGAATCCTCCTGGTCCTGGTGAAGCTGACTATACAGCAATGAGGGATAAGAATCCGGTTGCAGACCAAGTTATCAACAACACCAGTCTATCTGCTCTTGATGCCATACCTTTTGCAGAAAATGCTCATGTCTCTTTCCATGGAACCAAAGCCCTTGAAGACGAGCTTCCCTTGGAAGACTTAAGTATTGTCAGCGAAGTTCCTTCACCAGACAAAACTGGACCTCAGGGCCAATCCCCCAGCGCAGAGAACATAGTAATGCCTAAGATTGACCCTGAAGAAACTGTTGAATCATCGTTTGGTGTTGGTGCTTCCCAAGAAACTGTTGAATCAGAAACCGTGAGAACTGCGGTAGATCCTGTTGTTGCTGACTCGAATGCTGATGTGAGCCATTTAGATCTCATTTCTCCTGAGAGTGAACTTACTcaagcaaatgttgtagctGAGGAGAAGAGCACAATTAGCGAgctcagttctcaatcctcttgTGCTGTTGAACACTATGTTTCTCCGGTGTCTGTTGTATCGGAGGTAGATGAACCACCAAGCGTTCAGGATAAAAGTTCAACAGAAACATCTAAAGACTCCATCCTCCAAACCAATGCTGAAGCCTGTGAAAGTACTGATGAAGAAGATTGCACTAAAACTAATCAGAAGTTGGTGGAAAGCGGAAGGACAGAATCCAATAGAGTTGTTGGTGGCTTAGGGGTTATTCAAGCAAATGAGATTGATGGTAACGACAAAGCAGACAACGTTTATGCTGAAGTCCCTGTGAAAATCGAATCAAATGACCATAGAGATTACGGGAGGTTGCAGAATCTGTCAGAAGCACACATTAGATCTCTGGTTTTGAGTCCGATAGTCACTACATCTAATGCCGTTTCAG GACATAGTGACGAATCTCAATCATCATCACTTGATGTTGGTCCGTCGAAGAACCAAGAGATCACAACAAGCTGGAGCACAGGAAAGGAGCAGCACGTCCCGCTGAAGAACCTTTTGAACGAAGCAAGATCACCAAGGGCAGAGTCAACAACTAACATACCGAGAGTGAGTTCGATACTAGAGCAAGGGACATCCCCTGAAGACGAAGGTGGGTggccagagagaagagaagtgagTGAGGAGTGGAACTCACCAGCAAAGTATCCAGTGGAGAGGAAAGTGAAAGGAAGACCCTTTTGGGTTCCATTTGTTTGCTGTTCCTCTGCTAAGTAA
- the LOC106361552 gene encoding uncharacterized protein LOC106361552: protein MEDSSASFVGNRYWVLRHGKSIPNERGLIVSSMENGVLPEYQLAADGVAQAQLAGQSFLKQLEESKISLDKVRICYSPFSRTTHTAKVVAQVLNIPFDSPQCKMMETLRERYFGPTFELKSHDKYPEIWDLDEKDPFMGPEGGESADDVVSRLATAMLSMEAEFQRCAILVVSHGDPLQMLQNIMHSAKQHSGGDLGGLAERIQKSRVASVLSQHRKFALLTGELRPLL from the exons ATGGAGGATTCATCGGCGTCGTTTGTAGGCAACAGATATTGGGTGCTCCGACATGGAAAGAGCATTCCCAACGAGAGAGGCCTCATCGTCTCTTCAATG GAAAATGGAGTGCTCCCAGAGTACCAGTTAGCCGCTGATGGTGTCGCTCAGGCTCAGCTCGCTGGCCAATCCTTCCTCAAG CAACTCGAGGAAAGTAAGATATCACTGGACAAGGTCCGCATATGCTACTCCCCCTTCTCTAGAACCACTCACACCGCTAAGGTTGTCGCTCAGGTCCTCAATATCCCTTTTGATTCCCCTCAATGCAAG ATGATGGAAACTCTGCGAGAACGCTACTTTGGACCTACATTTGAACTCAAGTCACATGACAAG TACCCGGAGATATGGGATCTTGATGAGAAAGATCCATTCATGGGACCAGAAGGAGGTGAAAGCGCTGATGATGTTGTATCCAGACTTGCCACTGCCATGTTATCCATGGAAGCAGAATTTCAAAGGTGTGCAATTCTGGTGGTGAGCCATGGAGATCCACTGCAGATGTTGCAGAACATAATGCATTCAGCAAAGCAACATAGCGGAGGAGATCTCGGTGGTTTAGCAGAGAGGATTCAGAAGAGCAGAGTTGCTTCTGTCTTGTCACAGCACCGCAAGTTTGCTTTGCTCACTGGTGAACTCCGACCCCTCCTCTGA
- the LOC106361555 gene encoding histidine--tRNA ligase, chloroplastic/mitochondrial produces the protein MRAIQIVTTRLSSCLRPIRFELVSSSSSPRLLSNSRRLICTAAATKSDGGRSGSIVAPLVENEEVQKIDVNPPKGTRDFAPEDMRLRNWLFNHFKEVSRLFGYEEVDYPVLETEALFIRKAGEEIRDQLYCFEDRGKRRVALRPELTPSLARLVIQKGKSVSLPLKWFAIGQCWRYERMTRGRRREHYQWNMDIIGVPHVTAEAELISAIVTFFKRIGITASDVGFKVSSRKVLQEMLRKYGVPENLFGRVCIIIDKIEKIPVDEIKKELGSTGISEDAIEQLLQVLSVKSLDDLEDVLGGAGEAIADLKQLFSLAEKFGYSEWIQFDASVVRGLAYYTGIVFEGFDRKGNLRAICGGGRYDRLLPTYGGDDIPACGFGFGDAVIVELLKEKNLLPELGQEVENIVCALEKDLQGAAATVATALRSKGQTVDLVLESKPLKWVFKRAARINARRLILVGKTEWEDGSVRVKVLSSGEQFQVKLNDLE, from the exons ATGCGAGCAATTCAAATCGTGACGACGCGACTGAGCTCGTGCTTGAGACCCATTCGATTCGAACTcgtttcttcgtcttcttcgccTCGCCTGTTATCTAACTCTAGGCGCCTCATATGTACCGCCGCCGCGACGAAATCGGACGGAGGCAGGTCCGGTTCGATTGTAGCTCCATTGGTGGAGAATGAAGAAGTTCAGAAGATCGATGTGAATCCACCTAAAGGAACTCGTGATTTCGCTCCTGAGGATATGCGTCTCCGCAACTGGCTCTTCAAccatttcaaagag GTATCACGGTTATTTGGGTATGAAGAAGTGGATTATCCAGTGTTGGAGACGGAAGCTTTGTTCATCAGAAAAGCAGGCGAGGAGATTAGAGACCAA CTATACTGCTTTGAAGATAGGGGTAAACGGCGTGTAGCATTGAGGCCTGAGCTTACTCCTTCTTTAGCCAGGCTTGTCATTCAGAAAGG AAAATCAGTTTCCCTTCCGTTGAAGTGGTTTGCTATTGGGCAATGTTGGCGCTACGAGAGAATGACAAGAGGAAGGAGACGTGAGCATTACCAGTGGAATATGGATATTATTGGTGTCCCTCATGTCACT GCTGAAGCAGAACTAATTTCAGCTATAGTCACCTTCTTCAAGCGAATTGGGATCACTGCCTCAGATGTTGGTTTTAAAGTTTCTAGCCGCAag GTCTTACAAGAAATGCTCAGAAAATATGGTGTACCTGAAAACTTGTTTGGCAGAGTTTGTATCATTATAGACAAG atagagaAGATCCCAGTTGATGAGATAAAAAAGGAACTTGGGTCCACTGGGATATCAGAAGATGCTATTGAACAGCTATTGCAAGTGCTTTCTGTCAAGTCCTTGGATGATCTGGAAG ATGTACTTGGTGGAGCTGGAGAAGCCATTGCAGATCTGAAACAACTCTTCTCACTTGCTGAAAAGTTTGGCTATTCAGAGTGGATACAGTTTGATGCATCCGTTGTGCGTGGTCTAGCGTATTACACTGGTATTGTCTTTGAG GGATTTGATCGAAAAGGGAATCTACGAGCTATATGTGGTGGTGGGAGATACGACAGATTACTCCCCACTTATGGAGGCGATGACATTCCTGCCTGTGGTTTTGGTTTCGGAGATGCTGTAATTGTTGAA CTGCTTAAGGAGAAGAATTTGTTGCCAGAACTGGGACAAGAGGTAGAGAACATTGTGTGTGCTTTGGAAAAAGATCTCCAAGGAGCTGCAGCTACTGTTGCAACCGCTCtcagaagcaaaggccaaaccGTTGATTTGGTATTGGAGAGTAAACCGTTGAAATGGGTGTTCAAGAGGGCGGCTCGGATAAACGCAAGAAGGCTGATACTGGTTGGGAAGACAGAGTGGGAAGATGGTTCGGTGAGGGTGAAGGTTTTGTCTTCAGGTGAGCAGTTCCAAGTAAAACTCAATGACTTGGAGTAA